One Pseudomonas ekonensis DNA window includes the following coding sequences:
- a CDS encoding ParA family protein encodes MAKVFAIANQKGGVGKTTTCINLAASLVATKRRVLLIDLDPQGNATMGSGVDKHGLENSVYDLLIGECDLAQAMHFSEHGGYQLLPANRDLTAAEVVLLEMQMKESRLRSALAPIRENYDYILIDCPPSLSMLTLNALVAADGVIIPMQCEYYALEGLSDLVDNIKRIAELLNPNLKIEGLLRTMFDPRLSLMNDVSAQLKEHFGDQLYDTVIPRNVRLAEAPSYGMPALAYDKQSRGALAYLALAGEMVRRQRKNSRIAAAQPT; translated from the coding sequence ATGGCTAAGGTATTCGCGATAGCGAACCAGAAGGGTGGCGTGGGCAAGACCACCACCTGCATCAACCTCGCAGCATCCCTGGTCGCGACCAAGCGCCGGGTGCTGCTGATCGATCTCGATCCACAGGGCAACGCCACCATGGGCAGCGGTGTGGATAAGCATGGCCTGGAAAACTCGGTCTACGACCTGCTGATCGGCGAATGCGACCTGGCCCAGGCCATGCACTTTTCCGAGCACGGCGGCTACCAGCTGCTGCCGGCCAACCGCGACCTGACCGCGGCGGAAGTGGTCCTCCTGGAAATGCAGATGAAGGAAAGCCGCCTGCGCAGCGCCTTGGCGCCCATCCGCGAGAACTACGACTACATCCTGATCGACTGCCCGCCGTCGCTGTCGATGCTCACGCTCAACGCGCTGGTGGCCGCCGATGGCGTGATCATCCCCATGCAGTGCGAGTACTACGCGCTCGAAGGCTTGAGCGACCTTGTGGATAACATCAAGCGCATCGCCGAACTGCTGAACCCCAACCTCAAGATCGAGGGGCTGCTGCGCACCATGTTCGACCCGCGCCTGAGCCTGATGAACGACGTCTCCGCGCAGCTCAAGGAGCACTTCGGCGATCAGCTGTACGACACGGTGATCCCGCGCAACGTGCGCCTGGCCGAAGCGCCGAGCTACGGCATGCCGGCCCTGGCCTACGACAAGCAATCGCGCGGTGCGCTGGCCTACCTGGCCCTGGCCGGCGAGATGGTTCGCCGCCAGCGCAAGAATTCACGCATCGCCGCCGCCCAGCCAACTTAA
- a CDS encoding ParB/RepB/Spo0J family partition protein, with product MAVKKRGLGRGLDALLSGPSVSALEEQAAQADLRELQHLPLDLLQRGKYQPRRDMDPQALEELAQSIKAQGVMQPIVVRPIGSGRFEIIAGERRWRASQQAGQETIPAMVRDVPDETAIAIALIENIQREDLNPIEEAIALQRLQQEFQLTQQQVAEAVGKSRVTVANLLRLIALPEVIKTMLSHGDLEMGHARALLGLPDNQQVEGARHVVARGLTVRQTEALVRQWLSGKPQPAEPAKPDPDIARLEQRLAERLGSAVQIRHGKKGKGQLVIGYNSLDELQGVLAHIR from the coding sequence ATGGCCGTCAAGAAACGAGGTCTCGGACGTGGACTGGATGCACTGCTGAGCGGTCCGAGCGTCAGCGCACTGGAAGAGCAGGCGGCGCAGGCCGATCTGCGCGAACTGCAGCACCTGCCGCTGGACCTGCTCCAGCGCGGCAAGTACCAACCGCGCCGGGACATGGATCCGCAAGCGCTCGAAGAGCTGGCGCAATCGATCAAGGCCCAGGGCGTGATGCAGCCGATCGTGGTGCGCCCCATCGGCAGCGGCCGCTTCGAAATCATCGCCGGCGAGCGCCGCTGGCGCGCCAGCCAGCAGGCCGGGCAGGAAACCATCCCGGCGATGGTGCGCGACGTGCCGGACGAAACGGCCATCGCCATCGCGCTGATCGAGAACATCCAGCGCGAAGACCTGAACCCGATCGAAGAAGCGATCGCCCTGCAGCGCCTGCAGCAGGAATTCCAGCTGACCCAGCAACAGGTCGCCGAGGCTGTGGGCAAGTCCCGCGTCACCGTGGCCAACCTGCTGCGGCTGATCGCCTTGCCTGAAGTGATCAAGACCATGCTGTCCCACGGCGACCTGGAAATGGGGCACGCCCGTGCCTTGCTCGGTCTGCCGGACAATCAGCAGGTCGAAGGGGCGCGACATGTTGTCGCACGCGGCCTCACCGTGCGCCAAACCGAGGCACTGGTCCGGCAATGGCTGAGCGGCAAACCGCAGCCTGCGGAGCCGGCCAAACCGGACCCGGACATCGCCCGCCTCGAACAGCGTCTGGCCGAGCGCCTAGGCTCTGCGGTGCAGATCCGCCACGGCAAGAAGGGCAAGGGTCAGTTGGTGATCGGCTACAACTCCCTCGACGAGCTTCAGGGCGTGCTTGCACACATCCGCTGA
- a CDS encoding F0F1 ATP synthase subunit I has protein sequence METRTPNRLPFHRLAVFPVLMAQLVILLIAALALWQWRGVVAGYSGLCGGLIALLPNVYFAHKAFRFSGARAAQSIVRSFYAGEAGKLILTAVLFALVFAGVKPLAPIAVFGAFVLTQSVSWFAPLLMRTRLSRP, from the coding sequence ATGGAAACCCGCACGCCAAACCGCTTGCCTTTCCATCGCCTGGCGGTTTTTCCGGTGCTGATGGCTCAGTTGGTCATTCTGCTGATCGCCGCTTTGGCGCTTTGGCAATGGCGCGGAGTCGTTGCCGGATACTCGGGTCTTTGCGGAGGCCTGATAGCCTTGCTGCCCAATGTTTATTTCGCTCACAAGGCATTTCGGTTTTCCGGCGCCCGAGCAGCCCAGTCCATCGTCCGGTCTTTTTACGCCGGCGAGGCAGGCAAACTGATTTTGACGGCAGTGCTGTTTGCACTGGTGTTTGCAGGTGTGAAGCCATTGGCGCCGATCGCTGTGTTCGGCGCGTTCGTGCTGACCCAGTCGGTCAGCTGGTTCGCTCCCCTGCTGATGAGAACAAGACTTTCGAGACCTTAG
- the atpB gene encoding F0F1 ATP synthase subunit A: protein MAETTASGYIQHHLQNLTFGQLPNGGWGFAHTAAEAKEMGFWAFHVDTLGWSVALGLIFVFLFRMAAKKATSGQPGALQNFVEVLVEFVDGSVKDSFHGRSPVIAPLALTIFVWVFLMNAVDLVPVDWIPQLAILISGDHHIPFRAVSTTDPNATLGMAFSVFALIIFYSIKVKGIGGFIGELTLHPFGSKNILVQALLIPVNFLLEFVTLIAKPISLALRLFGNMYAGELVFILIAVMFGSGLLWLSGLGVALQWAWAVFHILIITLQAFIFMMLTIVYLSMAHEENH from the coding sequence ATGGCAGAAACAACGGCTTCGGGCTATATCCAGCACCACTTGCAGAACCTGACCTTCGGTCAGCTACCCAACGGCGGCTGGGGCTTTGCCCACACCGCGGCAGAAGCCAAGGAAATGGGTTTCTGGGCTTTCCACGTCGATACCCTCGGCTGGTCGGTTGCCCTGGGCCTGATCTTCGTATTCCTGTTCCGCATGGCGGCCAAGAAGGCGACCTCCGGTCAGCCGGGCGCGCTGCAGAACTTCGTCGAAGTCCTGGTCGAGTTCGTCGACGGCAGCGTGAAGGACAGCTTCCATGGCCGCAGCCCGGTGATCGCACCGCTGGCGCTGACCATCTTCGTCTGGGTGTTCCTGATGAACGCCGTCGACCTGGTACCGGTCGACTGGATCCCTCAGCTGGCCATCCTGATCTCCGGTGACCATCACATCCCGTTCCGCGCCGTGTCGACCACCGACCCGAACGCGACCCTGGGCATGGCGTTCTCGGTTTTCGCACTGATCATCTTCTACAGCATCAAGGTCAAGGGCATCGGCGGCTTCATCGGCGAGCTGACCCTGCACCCGTTCGGCAGCAAGAACATCCTGGTTCAGGCGCTCCTGATTCCGGTGAACTTCCTGCTGGAATTCGTGACCCTGATCGCCAAACCGATCTCTCTGGCACTGCGTCTGTTCGGCAACATGTATGCCGGCGAGCTGGTGTTCATCCTGATCGCCGTGATGTTCGGCTCCGGCCTGCTGTGGCTGAGCGGCCTGGGCGTTGCGCTGCAGTGGGCGTGGGCTGTGTTCCACATCCTGATCATCACCCTGCAGGCGTTCATCTTCATGATGCTGACCATCGTCTACCTGTCGATGGCGCACGAAGAAAACCATTAA
- the atpE gene encoding F0F1 ATP synthase subunit C — protein METVVGLTAIAVALLIGLGALGTAIGFGLLGGKFLEGAARQPEMVPMLQVKMFIVAGLLDAVTMIGVGIALFFTFANPFVGQIAG, from the coding sequence ATGGAAACTGTAGTTGGTCTAACCGCTATCGCTGTTGCACTGTTGATCGGCCTGGGCGCACTGGGTACCGCAATTGGTTTCGGCCTGCTGGGCGGCAAGTTCCTGGAAGGCGCTGCGCGTCAGCCGGAAATGGTTCCAATGCTGCAAGTCAAAATGTTCATCGTTGCCGGTCTGCTCGACGCCGTAACCATGATCGGTGTTGGTATCGCTCTGTTCTTCACCTTTGCGAACCCGTTCGTTGGTCAGATCGCTGGCTGA
- a CDS encoding F0F1 ATP synthase subunit B yields MNINATLIGQSVAFLIFVLFCMKFVWPPVIAALHERQKKIADGLDAASRAARDLELAQEKAGQQLREAKAQAAEIIEQAKKRGNQIVDEAREQARVEADRVKAQAQAEIEQELNSVKDALRAQVGSLAVGGASKILGKSIDQNAHAELVNQLAAEI; encoded by the coding sequence GTGAACATTAATGCGACCCTGATTGGCCAGTCCGTTGCGTTCCTGATTTTTGTACTGTTCTGCATGAAGTTCGTATGGCCTCCGGTCATCGCGGCTCTGCACGAACGTCAAAAGAAGATCGCTGATGGTCTGGACGCTGCCAGCCGTGCAGCTCGCGACCTGGAGTTGGCCCAAGAGAAAGCGGGTCAGCAACTGCGCGAAGCGAAAGCCCAGGCAGCTGAAATCATCGAGCAAGCCAAGAAGCGCGGTAACCAGATCGTTGACGAAGCCCGTGAACAGGCTCGCGTCGAAGCTGACCGTGTGAAGGCTCAGGCTCAGGCCGAGATCGAACAGGAACTGAACAGTGTCAAAGACGCGCTGCGTGCCCAAGTGGGCAGCCTGGCCGTCGGCGGCGCTTCGAAGATCCTGGGCAAGTCAATCGATCAAAACGCGCACGCAGAGCTGGTTAACCAACTGGCTGCTGAAATCTAA
- a CDS encoding F0F1 ATP synthase subunit delta — MAELTTLARPYAKAAFEHAQAHQQLANWSAMLGLAAAVSQDGTMQRVLKAPRLTSAEKAATFIDVCGDKFDDKAQNFIHVVAENDRLPLLPEIAALFDLYKAEQEKSVDVEVTSAFALNQEQQDKLAKVLSARLNREVRLQVEEDSSLIGGVVIRAGDLVIDGSVSGKLAKLAEALKS, encoded by the coding sequence ATGGCAGAACTGACCACGTTGGCCCGACCTTACGCTAAGGCGGCCTTCGAGCACGCTCAGGCCCACCAGCAACTGGCCAATTGGTCAGCCATGCTCGGCCTGGCAGCAGCGGTGTCGCAAGACGGCACCATGCAGCGCGTGCTCAAGGCCCCGCGACTGACGAGCGCAGAAAAGGCCGCCACGTTCATTGACGTGTGCGGCGACAAGTTTGATGACAAGGCACAGAACTTCATCCACGTCGTTGCCGAAAACGACCGTCTCCCGCTGTTGCCGGAGATCGCCGCCCTGTTCGACCTGTACAAGGCCGAGCAGGAGAAATCGGTAGATGTGGAAGTCACCAGTGCATTCGCATTGAACCAAGAACAGCAAGACAAACTCGCCAAGGTTCTCAGTGCACGACTCAACCGGGAAGTGCGCCTGCAGGTCGAGGAAGACAGCTCCCTTATCGGGGGCGTCGTCATCCGCGCCGGCGACCTGGTTATCGATGGCTCAGTTAGCGGCAAACTCGCGAAACTGGCCGAAGCATTGAAATCTTGA